A genome region from Triticum aestivum cultivar Chinese Spring chromosome 2B, IWGSC CS RefSeq v2.1, whole genome shotgun sequence includes the following:
- the LOC123046579 gene encoding uncharacterized protein — translation MPRFTCFLMSNYFLLLLYSTSSLKAYTFLCCCYIHEFDRRRDWRHTVGRTVEQNSASINRHGVRKWKVVPAATVHWFKSDTELTMDVELVDTMDNKPMKLQKSRFGYVLDVTNCMTCRYLASLVCSVFSHPPPSHKVIVGRERASGALPTGCRPFTILLIWTHHLLRSKILSFQV, via the exons ATGCCTCGGTTCACCTGCTTCCTGatgtccaattattttttgttgtTGCTATATTCAACCTCATCTCTGAAAGCCTACACCTTCCTGTGCTGTTGCTATATTCACGAGTTTGACAGGAGAAGGGACTGGAGGCATACAGTAGGCAGAACAGTGGAACAAAACTCAGCTTCAATTAATCGACATG GTGTTCGCAAATGGAAAGTCGTTCCTGCTGCTACAGTTCATTGGTTCAAGTCCGACACTGAGCTCACAATGGACGTTGAGTTGGTGGACACAATGGACAATAAGCCCATGAAGCTCCAGAAGTCCAGATTTGGATACG TCTTGGATGTGACTAATTGTATGACATGCCGATATCTGGCGAGCCTGGTGTGTTCTGTTTTCTCACACCCGCCGCCGTCGCACAAGGTGATTGTTGGACGTGAGCGAGCTTCAGGAGCACTTCCTACAGGTTGTCGGCCGTTCACAA TTTTACTGATCTGGACACACCACCTTCTCAGGTCTAAAATTTTGAGTTTTCAGGTCTAA